The genome window GGCTATCTGGAACATCTTTCTCGCCTTCGCCCTCGTGGTTGGAAGAACAACAAACTCTACTGTGCGTATCTCCTTAGTCATTTTTGTCGCAGATTAGTCAAATATATAATTCCAAATCTATTCTTTGTCTCTTCAGTTATGCAGTCCGGGGACGTTATTATAGAGTGACCCAGGGCGCCCCCGCAAGGACACTCCCTTTCATCGGGGATAGTGCCAGCTACGGCGGCCACTATTTTTTTTGCGGCTTCAACGTTTTTATTCATGATTTCGATTATGTCCGAGACCGTAACGTCGTCATGATCTTCGTTCCAACAGTCATAATCAGTGCAGAGGGCTATCACGGAATAGCAGATCCCGGCTTCCCTGGCAAGTTTCGCTTCCGGCATCGCGGTCATTCCTATTATGTCCGCTCCCCATTCTCTGTACAGATGGCTCTCCGCCTTGGTGGAGAACTGAGGGCCTTCAATACAAACATAGGTTCCTCCCGAGTGGACCGTCTCACCGCAGCCAAGCGATGCTTCCCGCAGACAATCCGACAGCACGGAACACACAGGGTCGGCCATTGAAACGTGGGCTACTATGCCACCTTCAAAAAAGGTGGAAGGCCTGCGTTTAGTGTTATCGATGAACTGATCGGGTATCACTATGTGTCCCGGCTCTATTTCCTCTTTTAAGCTCCCCACGGCGCTTACAGATATAATCCGCTCGACTCCCATGGCCTTCATCGCGTATATGTTCGCCCGGAAATTTATCTCAGACGGGGATATTGTGTGTCCTGTCCCGTGTCTTGGAAGGAAAACCATCTGCACGCTACCGAGGGTTCCCGTAAGCAAGCTTGAGGAGGGGTCGCCCCATGGAGTCTCCATGGAAACGGTTTTAACGTCCGAAAGCCCTTCCATTTCGTAAAGACCGCTTCCGCCCATTATTCCTATAGTTTTCAAACTTCCGTCTCCATCTGCCGGGATGTCGGCTTCGCGACGATAATCACCCTTTTCTCACCTGAAAAAGGCAGTTCAAGCTCTTTTGTCAAAAGAAGTTCCATATATTCCGGATACCGGTTCGCGTAATCTTCCCATTCCTTCTTTCCCCGGGGTCCTTTCATTATAACCATCTCCCCTTCTATATCTAGATAAGAAGTACCGAGAGCCACGACAGTGCCGACGCTCCCAAGAGCCCGGAACGTCACCCGGTCAAAACCCCCTCTCATCCCTCTATCTACTTCCTCGGCTCTCCCATGGTGAATATCAATACCGTTGAGTCCGAGAGATCTTTTCACGTCCTTTAAAAAGGCAACCTTCTTTCCAACCGACTCAAGAAGCGTAACGTTAAGGGACGGGTCGTGGATAGAAAGCGGAATTCCGGGAAAACCGGCCCCCGTTCCTATGTCAATCACCCTTGAGCCGGGGGGCATGAATTCAGCCACTGTAAGGGAATCAATCAGGTGCTTGATTATGATTTCTCGGTCAGTGAGAACCGAACTCAGGTTTATGCGCCTGCCCCACTTGCGTAGCAGGTCAACATAAGAGAGGAAAAGATCGGTCCTGATGTTTTCAATACCTATTTGGTCTGCGCCTTCTATAAGAAGTCGTTCGTTAGTCATTTTGATTCGCGAGCGTCAACATCGCTTATTCCCTTGAAGGCGAAGGTAAGGAATCCTGTGTGTGCCACGGTTCTGTTATCTGGGCGGGTCTTCCCCTTTTTCACCTGATAGTTCCTCATTATAAGCTCTACCGTTTCGATTCTCACAAAACCCGTTTCCTCAAGCGATTCCGCAGTTCTTTCCACCTGGTTGTATGTTGGGGAAATGCTCGCGATTCTCCCTCCGGAGGCAAGAGCCTCGTAAGCCGCCGGAATTCCATACCATGGAGAAGGGAGATCAAGTATCGCGACATCGACATCTTTTTCCTTAAAACCTTCCCTGGCATCGCCACAGTTAAATTCCACGTATTCAGAAAGCCCCGCCCGTCGTACGTTATCTTTGGCATTATTCATGAACTGTTCTCTTTTCTCGTACGTATAGACTTTTCCGGAAGGGGCCACCGAATTCGCAAGCGCGATGGTAAGAGCTCCTGAGCCGGTTGCGGCTTCAACAACCCTGGCTCCCGCTCTCACGTCTGTTTTAAAGAGAATCAAGGCCGCATCCTTGGGATAAACGATCTGCGTAGCCCTTCTCACCTTCATAATCTTCTGTTCCACAGTAGGGTTAAGAAGTACAAAATCGTTTCCAAGGCTTGAGACTATCGTTTCTCCCCATTCTTTTCCCAGCGCGGTGGAGAGGTCGAGTATCCCCATGTGAGAACTGAACGACTTGCCCTCTTCTACCACCACCATGAAGCTCTTGTTGTCGGGTGAAACGAGGAGAATGGTATCGCCGGATTTTATTTTCATGAAAGACGTTTCACCCTCCCTGCACTTATAAAATATTTATAGGTAAAGATAATGCACCCCGCAAACATGAACATTCCCGTTATCGAATACATGTTCGAAAAACCGTAATCTCGCGCTATGAGTCCGAGAGCGAAGGCAAAAAAGTTTATCCCAATGCTAAAAGACATGTTAAACGCTCCCATCGCAGTTCCCCTTTCATCATCAAGAGCTCTGTCGATAATCATCGCGCTTATGGTGGGATAGAGAATTCCGTAACCCAGGCTGAAGACGAAAGAAACCAGAACAGCGCTCAAAGTAGAGTTTATGGAAAAAATCATCAGCAAGGACGACACCATGATAAGCATTGAAGGCAGGGCTATTTTCCTTCTCTCAACAATATCTGGAAGCTTTCCTCCCAGGATCCTGATTAATATGACGGTTACCGAATATGTAAGAAAAAAGCTCCACGCATGAATTCCGTTTTCCTCAAGAAAAACGGAGAAAAAATTAAGCATGCTTCCAAGCCCCACGGCAATTATAAGATTGACCAGCAGAAGCACACGGAACCTCTCGGAGAAAACAACGTCGAAAAATCCGCTGAAAATGGATTTCTCGGATACCCTGAAGTTCCCCTCCCGCGAAAGAAAACACAGAATAAAGGCAAGCAGGCTAAACAAGGAGGTATAGAGAAAGAAGGTCGAGTAGCTGAATCTTTCGATCACAATTTCTCCGATAGTAGGTCCGACCGAGTAAGAAGCTATTGTGAAGGCTCCAAAAATGCCGAGTCCGTAAGCTCTTATTTCACTGGGAACATAATCGGAGACCGCAGTAGCGGCTGAGGTGAAGAAAAAAGCGAAAGCAATTCCCTGCATGAGTCTCAGGAGAAATATCTTTACGTCAATATCCGATATAAAAATATAGAGAAAGGAAACCAAAAACATCAGAAAAGAGCCTGCAAGCATGAACCTTCTTCGCCCGTAGTGGTCTATCAGATAAGCTGCGAAGGGGATAGCTCCTATTGAAGTTATGCCAAAGGTGCCCATGACATAGCCTATGAGGGCCTCGTCACCCCCGATATCTTTTATGAAAAGCGGAAGCAGGAAAAAAGAGGAAAAATTGCAGAAAAAGAAAAAATTTCCCAAAGTGACGAGGGAAAAATCTCTGTACTTTTGTGCAAAAGACATCCTAAATGGTGACCCGAAAAAAGAAAGTGAGAAAGGGAGTTTACATGATTTTATACTTTCTATCAGGACAACTGTAATTTTTTGACATGAAAAGGGTCCGTGATATAATACGGCATCTTCTGAGCCGTTAGCTCAGCTGGTAGAGCAACTGCCTTTTAAGCAGTGGGTCACAGGTTCGAATCCTGTACGGCTCAATTCTTGCCGTCCCCGTCGTCTAGTCAGGCCTAGGACATCGGCCTTTCACGCCGGTAACAGGGGTTCAAATCCCCTCGGGGACGCCAGAAATAATCCCCGGCCTCAATTCGCTAGGTGTTTTCTATACTACGGAGTCAAGTCTTAACAAGAAGATGGGTTAAAACCGGCTTAAACTCTAGACATACTTTTCGTATTCTTTCTCGAAAAGCTCCGAAAGAGTACGAGCCTTGTGATCATATTCGTCCGGATCATCCCATGAAAGTCGAGGCTGTAGAAGAGTTGAATCAACTCCAGGGCAATCAAC of Candidatus Dadabacteria bacterium contains these proteins:
- the mtnP gene encoding S-methyl-5'-thioadenosine phosphorylase → MGGSGLYEMEGLSDVKTVSMETPWGDPSSSLLTGTLGSVQMVFLPRHGTGHTISPSEINFRANIYAMKAMGVERIISVSAVGSLKEEIEPGHIVIPDQFIDNTKRRPSTFFEGGIVAHVSMADPVCSVLSDCLREASLGCGETVHSGGTYVCIEGPQFSTKAESHLYREWGADIIGMTAMPEAKLAREAGICYSVIALCTDYDCWNEDHDDVTVSDIIEIMNKNVEAAKKIVAAVAGTIPDERECPCGGALGHSIITSPDCITEETKNRFGIIYLTNLRQK
- a CDS encoding tRNA (adenine-N1)-methyltransferase — translated: MKIKSGDTILLVSPDNKSFMVVVEEGKSFSSHMGILDLSTALGKEWGETIVSSLGNDFVLLNPTVEQKIMKVRRATQIVYPKDAALILFKTDVRAGARVVEAATGSGALTIALANSVAPSGKVYTYEKREQFMNNAKDNVRRAGLSEYVEFNCGDAREGFKEKDVDVAILDLPSPWYGIPAAYEALASGGRIASISPTYNQVERTAESLEETGFVRIETVELIMRNYQVKKGKTRPDNRTVAHTGFLTFAFKGISDVDARESK
- the rsmG gene encoding 16S rRNA (guanine(527)-N(7))-methyltransferase RsmG, with product MTNERLLIEGADQIGIENIRTDLFLSYVDLLRKWGRRINLSSVLTDREIIIKHLIDSLTVAEFMPPGSRVIDIGTGAGFPGIPLSIHDPSLNVTLLESVGKKVAFLKDVKRSLGLNGIDIHHGRAEEVDRGMRGGFDRVTFRALGSVGTVVALGTSYLDIEGEMVIMKGPRGKKEWEDYANRYPEYMELLLTKELELPFSGEKRVIIVAKPTSRQMETEV
- a CDS encoding MFS transporter — encoded protein: MSFAQKYRDFSLVTLGNFFFFCNFSSFFLLPLFIKDIGGDEALIGYVMGTFGITSIGAIPFAAYLIDHYGRRRFMLAGSFLMFLVSFLYIFISDIDVKIFLLRLMQGIAFAFFFTSAATAVSDYVPSEIRAYGLGIFGAFTIASYSVGPTIGEIVIERFSYSTFFLYTSLFSLLAFILCFLSREGNFRVSEKSIFSGFFDVVFSERFRVLLLVNLIIAVGLGSMLNFFSVFLEENGIHAWSFFLTYSVTVILIRILGGKLPDIVERRKIALPSMLIMVSSLLMIFSINSTLSAVLVSFVFSLGYGILYPTISAMIIDRALDDERGTAMGAFNMSFSIGINFFAFALGLIARDYGFSNMYSITGMFMFAGCIIFTYKYFISAGRVKRLS